A single window of Jiangella alkaliphila DNA harbors:
- a CDS encoding DegT/DnrJ/EryC1/StrS family aminotransferase — protein sequence MSTSPIPAAKPIIGDEEREAVDRVLRSGMMAQGPEVAAFEQEFAAELVAGRACVAVNSGTSGLHLGLLAAGVGPGDEVIVPSFTFAATANSVALTGATPVFADIEPRYFGLDPAAVEAAVTERTVGVMPVHLYGHPADLTGLGEVAERRGLQVFEDAAQAHAATWNGAPVGSFGTFAMFSLYPTKNMTSGEGGMVSTADLDLERRLRLLRNQGMLRQYENELVGVNNRMTDIHAAIGRVQLTKLAGWTKQRQENAAFLDANLEGVVVPPVSEHATHVYHQYTIRVAGDRDRFAAALREEYGVGCGVYYPIPNHRLPSFARDLDLPETERAAAEVISLPVHPSLSADDLDRIVTAVNTLAKAGA from the coding sequence ATGAGCACCAGCCCGATCCCCGCCGCGAAGCCGATCATCGGCGACGAGGAGCGGGAGGCGGTCGACCGCGTGCTGCGCAGCGGCATGATGGCGCAGGGACCCGAGGTCGCGGCGTTCGAGCAGGAGTTCGCGGCCGAGCTGGTCGCCGGGCGCGCCTGCGTCGCCGTCAACTCCGGCACCTCCGGCCTGCACCTGGGCCTGCTGGCCGCCGGCGTCGGGCCCGGCGACGAGGTCATCGTCCCGTCGTTCACGTTCGCCGCCACGGCCAACTCCGTCGCACTCACCGGCGCCACCCCGGTGTTCGCCGACATCGAGCCGCGCTACTTCGGCCTCGACCCGGCCGCCGTCGAGGCCGCCGTCACCGAGCGGACCGTCGGCGTCATGCCGGTGCACCTGTACGGCCACCCGGCCGACCTGACGGGGCTCGGCGAGGTCGCCGAGCGGCGCGGCCTGCAGGTGTTCGAGGACGCCGCGCAGGCGCACGCCGCCACCTGGAATGGCGCGCCGGTCGGCTCGTTCGGCACGTTCGCCATGTTCAGCCTGTACCCGACCAAGAACATGACGTCGGGCGAGGGCGGCATGGTCAGCACCGCCGACCTCGACCTCGAGCGCCGGCTGCGGCTGCTGCGCAACCAGGGCATGCTGCGCCAGTACGAGAACGAGCTGGTCGGCGTCAACAACCGCATGACCGACATCCACGCCGCCATCGGCCGGGTGCAGCTGACCAAGCTGGCCGGCTGGACGAAGCAGCGGCAGGAGAACGCCGCGTTCCTCGACGCCAACCTCGAGGGCGTCGTGGTGCCGCCGGTCTCCGAGCACGCGACGCACGTCTACCACCAGTACACGATCCGGGTGGCCGGCGACCGCGACCGCTTCGCGGCGGCGCTGCGCGAGGAGTACGGCGTCGGCTGCGGCGTCTACTACCCGATCCCCAACCACCGGCTGCCGTCGTTCGCCCGCGACCTCGACCTCCCCGAGACCGAGCGGGCCGCGGCCGAGGTCATCTCGCTGCCGGTCCATCCGTCGCTGAGCGCGGACGATCTCGACCGCATCGTGACGGCCGTCAACACCCTGGCGAAGGCGGGAGCCTGA
- a CDS encoding acyltransferase: MSVRIVESADVDSEAQVGDGSSVWHLAQVREGAVLGRNCVIGRGAYVGPAVRLGDNCKVQNYALVYEPAVAEDGVFIGPAVVLTNDTFPRAVNPDGSLKSGADWEAVGVTLREGCSVGARAVCVAPVTVGRWATVAAGAVVTRDVPDFALVVGVPARRVGWVGRAGVPLEDAGGGRWRCPQTKDVYVEHDGRLREADPATEEA, from the coding sequence GTGAGCGTCCGGATCGTCGAGAGCGCCGACGTCGACTCCGAGGCCCAGGTCGGCGACGGCTCCTCGGTGTGGCACCTGGCCCAGGTGCGCGAGGGCGCCGTGCTGGGCCGCAACTGCGTCATCGGCCGCGGCGCCTACGTGGGCCCTGCAGTCCGGCTCGGCGACAATTGCAAGGTGCAGAACTACGCGCTGGTCTACGAGCCCGCGGTGGCCGAGGACGGCGTGTTCATCGGGCCCGCGGTGGTCCTGACCAACGACACCTTCCCGCGTGCGGTCAATCCCGACGGCTCGCTGAAGAGCGGAGCCGACTGGGAGGCGGTGGGTGTCACGTTGCGCGAGGGCTGCTCCGTCGGCGCCCGGGCGGTGTGCGTGGCGCCGGTCACGGTGGGCCGGTGGGCTACCGTGGCCGCGGGGGCGGTCGTCACGCGCGACGTGCCAGATTTCGCGCTGGTGGTCGGTGTGCCGGCGCGGCGGGTCGGCTGGGTGGGCCGGGCGGGCGTGCCTCTCGAGGATGCCGGCGGCGGTCGCTGGCGGTGCCCTCAGACCAAAGATGTCTACGTGGAGCACGACGGGCGGCTGCGAGAGGCCGACCCGGCAACGGAGGAAGCATGA
- a CDS encoding glycosyltransferase family 4 protein: MKTGQRPCIVVVVPNRITGDSRVIKTAVAAARAGWDVTLIGLGRGRRQETRLGPITVLRIPIRRTNHDAYERSLRTVAPRRSPLAYRDDTQAKAAGAALGRYVARKRAAAPGWRRPVVEAELQARRLLHRVRGWGRGRETVRTPDVPADQVQWRRDWPILLDWQQTFGPVLEELEPDLIHANDAIMIGVVAEAVRRMRAAGRTVAWAYDAHEHVSAVDWGGAVTTAAYCAYEKEYIHQPDAVVTVSGEIAGMLQDEYGLAQLPAVVRNVPIRDVQLADPPSVRAAAGVPADAPLLVYSGYLARERGIDTVIAALTRLPDVWLAIVANPSALLDEFLGLADELGVRDRIGVAPYVPPHAVPAYLSTADFGVIASLHSPNYEASTPTKLSEYLHARIPLLVSDLRANSQFVRDHGVGEVFVAGDPDSLAATYRAAVPRRDDLRANIAGPLLAELSWETQTEVLFEVYAKVAGRVPEPSAEPVGWDVVETTVTGEPVVSL; encoded by the coding sequence ATGAAGACCGGGCAACGACCATGCATCGTCGTGGTGGTCCCGAACCGGATCACCGGCGACTCCAGGGTCATCAAGACCGCGGTGGCGGCGGCGCGCGCGGGCTGGGACGTGACCCTGATCGGCCTCGGCCGGGGACGTCGCCAGGAGACTCGGCTCGGTCCGATCACGGTGCTGCGCATCCCGATTCGGCGGACGAACCACGACGCCTACGAGCGCAGCCTGCGCACCGTGGCCCCTCGCCGGTCGCCGCTGGCCTACCGCGACGATACGCAGGCGAAGGCGGCCGGCGCGGCCCTCGGGCGCTACGTGGCGCGCAAGCGCGCCGCCGCCCCGGGCTGGCGGCGTCCGGTGGTCGAGGCGGAGCTGCAGGCCCGCCGGCTCCTGCACCGGGTCCGTGGCTGGGGACGTGGCCGCGAGACCGTGCGCACCCCCGACGTCCCGGCCGACCAGGTGCAGTGGCGCCGCGACTGGCCGATCCTGCTGGACTGGCAGCAGACCTTCGGGCCGGTGCTCGAGGAGCTCGAGCCGGATCTCATTCACGCCAACGACGCCATCATGATCGGCGTGGTGGCCGAGGCCGTACGGCGCATGCGCGCGGCCGGGCGGACCGTCGCCTGGGCCTACGACGCCCATGAGCACGTGTCGGCCGTCGACTGGGGGGGCGCGGTCACCACCGCGGCCTACTGCGCCTACGAGAAGGAGTACATTCACCAGCCCGACGCCGTGGTCACGGTGAGCGGCGAGATCGCCGGGATGCTCCAGGACGAGTACGGGCTGGCGCAGTTGCCCGCGGTCGTGCGCAACGTCCCCATCCGCGACGTCCAGCTGGCCGATCCGCCGTCCGTACGCGCGGCCGCCGGTGTGCCCGCGGACGCGCCGCTGCTGGTCTACAGCGGGTATCTTGCCCGTGAACGGGGCATCGACACCGTCATCGCCGCGCTCACGCGGCTCCCCGACGTCTGGCTGGCCATCGTCGCCAATCCGTCGGCTCTACTGGACGAGTTCCTCGGACTCGCCGATGAGCTAGGGGTCAGGGACCGCATCGGGGTCGCTCCGTACGTGCCTCCGCATGCGGTCCCCGCCTACCTGTCCACGGCCGACTTCGGTGTGATCGCGTCCCTGCACTCGCCCAACTACGAGGCGTCCACGCCGACCAAGCTGTCGGAGTATCTGCACGCCCGGATCCCGCTGCTGGTCAGCGATCTGCGCGCCAACTCGCAGTTCGTCCGCGACCACGGCGTCGGCGAGGTCTTCGTCGCAGGTGACCCGGACTCGCTGGCGGCCACGTACCGTGCCGCGGTCCCGCGCCGGGACGACCTGCGCGCGAACATCGCCGGGCCGCTTTTGGCCGAGCTGTCGTGGGAGACCCAGACCGAGGTGCTGTTCGAGGTGTACGCCAAGGTCGCCGGCCGGGTACCGGAGCCGTCGGCCGAGCCGGTGGGCTGGGATGTGGTCGAGACGACAGTGACGGGGGAGCCGGTCGTGTCGCTCTGA
- a CDS encoding glycosyltransferase family 4 protein, with amino-acid sequence MIDERTDTMHKADETAPDHTEHAGDSRPHVVMMSANTVVVDARVLKYARTVAQFGVRVTAVGLSSGRSSRDLLFQNLDVVQVAVPARYRGAGLRARLRRLGHGFAEIYRAIRPWYVTQEEYRVGLAPWQRATRAIRSVRGRTQRDHDRPAGPAPQRPAPPGALLKLSWRYRKVQRYVLAAMATPLRFTSRRRRGKDRTSSLRGNGNRLALYQRFPRLARWRDVAPEIVDQELAIGPVLDSLRPDVVHVHDVYLLGAAAQHAHRAALDGRMVKVVYDAHEYVLGLANVKPRRVAAMRALEQEYLGDTDKIITVSPQIAEVLRTDYHLRETPDVVLNATVAGDPEAEVPSVRDLAEVPEDVPLLVYGGGVVYERGVHTVVGALPQLPGVHLVVVVKRANTATVALEHLAEDLAVRDRLHFAPYVDAESVPRYFRSATVGVSPLLHAPNHDMAITNKFCEYLAAGIPIVTSDTQAQAELVRDLDLGAVHRADDADDCARALREVLDRLPELRKRIADDDKLRHRFSWAAQAEKVREIYAELMGGLPDQAWRPEATVVRQLLAPAEETP; translated from the coding sequence ATGATCGACGAGAGAACTGACACGATGCACAAGGCCGACGAGACCGCGCCCGACCACACTGAGCACGCCGGCGACAGCCGTCCGCACGTGGTGATGATGAGCGCCAATACGGTCGTCGTCGATGCTCGGGTCCTCAAGTACGCCCGGACGGTCGCGCAGTTCGGCGTGCGCGTGACCGCCGTGGGGCTGTCGTCCGGTCGTTCCAGCCGCGACCTGCTCTTCCAGAACCTGGACGTCGTGCAGGTCGCGGTGCCTGCCCGGTACCGCGGGGCGGGTCTCCGCGCGCGGCTGCGGCGGCTAGGGCACGGGTTCGCCGAGATCTACCGGGCGATCCGTCCCTGGTACGTCACACAGGAGGAGTACCGGGTGGGCCTCGCGCCGTGGCAGCGCGCCACTCGCGCGATCCGGTCGGTCCGCGGCCGCACGCAGCGCGACCACGACCGCCCCGCGGGTCCTGCACCGCAGCGCCCGGCGCCGCCCGGCGCGCTGCTGAAACTCAGCTGGCGCTACCGCAAGGTCCAGCGCTACGTGCTCGCGGCCATGGCGACGCCGCTGCGGTTCACCAGCCGGCGCCGTCGCGGAAAGGACCGCACGTCCAGTCTGCGTGGGAACGGCAACCGGCTGGCGCTCTACCAGCGGTTCCCGCGGCTGGCGCGGTGGCGCGACGTCGCGCCGGAGATCGTGGACCAGGAGCTGGCCATCGGGCCTGTTCTCGACTCGCTGCGCCCCGACGTCGTCCATGTCCACGATGTCTATCTCCTCGGCGCCGCGGCCCAGCACGCACACCGGGCGGCTCTCGACGGCCGCATGGTCAAGGTCGTGTACGACGCGCACGAGTACGTCCTGGGCCTGGCCAACGTGAAGCCGCGTCGCGTCGCCGCCATGCGTGCGCTCGAGCAGGAGTACCTGGGCGACACCGATAAGATCATCACCGTGTCGCCGCAGATCGCCGAGGTGCTGCGCACCGACTACCACCTGCGCGAGACCCCTGATGTGGTGCTGAACGCGACGGTGGCCGGCGACCCGGAGGCGGAGGTCCCGTCGGTCCGCGACCTCGCCGAGGTGCCCGAGGACGTGCCGCTGCTCGTGTACGGCGGTGGCGTGGTGTACGAGCGCGGTGTCCACACCGTCGTCGGCGCCCTGCCGCAGCTGCCTGGCGTCCATCTCGTCGTCGTGGTCAAGCGCGCGAACACCGCGACCGTGGCGCTCGAGCATCTCGCCGAGGACCTCGCTGTCCGTGACCGGCTGCACTTCGCGCCCTATGTCGACGCTGAGTCGGTGCCGAGGTACTTCCGCTCCGCCACGGTCGGGGTCAGTCCGCTGCTGCATGCGCCCAACCACGACATGGCCATCACGAACAAGTTCTGCGAGTATCTCGCCGCAGGCATCCCGATCGTGACCAGCGACACCCAGGCGCAGGCGGAACTGGTGCGCGATCTCGACCTCGGCGCGGTCCATCGTGCCGACGACGCCGACGACTGCGCCCGCGCGCTCCGCGAGGTCCTGGACCGGCTGCCGGAGCTGCGCAAGCGGATCGCCGACGACGACAAGCTGCGCCATCGCTTCTCCTGGGCGGCGCAGGCGGAGAAGGTCCGCGAGATCTACGCCGAGCTCATGGGCGGCCTGCCCGACCAGGCCTGGCGGCCGGAGGCCACCGTTGTCCGGCAGCTGCTTGCGCCCGCGGAGGAGACCCCATGA
- a CDS encoding glycosyltransferase family 4 protein translates to MSANAVVHDARVVKYATTVAGLGHRVTAVGLSPTGARTETTLGAVPVVQAALQRPTAVARIWTRLTVRLGRELRTRRRRDGGHALLRGSGRRIEVYRRHPWLVPGRLVLRDVRRQERAIAVELRRLRPGVVHVHDIYLLGAAVRFARASARDGRPVRVVYDAHEYVLGLANVAPRRVAALRLLEERFISAVDRVVTVSDPLADLLQRDHGLAERPLVVLNAPVESASGAAVRPLREVAGVAAGTPLLVYAGGLVVERGVQTVVDALPELPGVQLVVVVNRPGSMTRWLQARATALGVGDQLHFAPFVPPDQVAAYISSATLGLSPLLRAPNHDVAVTNKFCEYLAAGLPIVTSDTPAQAALVRELDLGTVHQAGDAADCARAVRAALADHDRLAARMRADSELRHRFSWAAQVEVIRGLYESVAGATPVRDILASRQDKVRATARDEHDRREN, encoded by the coding sequence GTGAGCGCGAATGCCGTCGTCCACGACGCCCGCGTGGTGAAGTACGCGACGACGGTGGCCGGTCTCGGCCATCGCGTCACCGCCGTCGGGCTGTCGCCAACAGGCGCCCGGACCGAGACGACGCTCGGTGCCGTGCCCGTCGTCCAAGCCGCCTTGCAGCGGCCAACTGCGGTAGCGCGTATCTGGACCCGCCTGACCGTCCGGCTCGGCCGCGAGCTGCGCACCCGCCGTCGTCGCGACGGCGGGCACGCCCTGCTTCGCGGCAGCGGACGGCGGATCGAGGTCTACCGGCGCCATCCGTGGCTGGTACCCGGCCGCCTGGTGCTGCGCGACGTCCGGCGGCAGGAGCGGGCCATCGCCGTCGAGTTGCGCCGGCTGCGGCCGGGGGTCGTTCACGTCCACGACATCTACCTGCTCGGCGCCGCCGTGCGGTTCGCCCGCGCGTCCGCTCGCGACGGTCGTCCCGTACGAGTCGTGTACGACGCGCACGAGTACGTCCTGGGCCTGGCCAACGTCGCGCCGCGACGGGTCGCCGCGCTGCGCCTGCTCGAGGAGCGGTTCATCAGCGCCGTGGACCGCGTCGTCACCGTCTCCGATCCGCTGGCCGACCTCCTTCAGCGCGACCACGGGCTGGCCGAGCGGCCGCTCGTCGTGCTCAACGCGCCGGTCGAGTCCGCCTCCGGTGCCGCCGTGCGGCCGCTGCGGGAGGTGGCCGGGGTCGCCGCGGGCACGCCACTGCTGGTATATGCCGGCGGCCTCGTCGTCGAACGGGGCGTGCAGACGGTCGTCGACGCTCTGCCGGAGTTGCCTGGTGTGCAGTTGGTGGTCGTCGTCAACCGGCCTGGGTCGATGACCCGCTGGCTGCAGGCCCGCGCGACGGCGCTCGGCGTGGGGGACCAGCTGCACTTCGCGCCATTCGTGCCGCCGGACCAGGTCGCGGCCTACATCTCGTCCGCCACTCTCGGGCTGAGCCCGCTGTTGCGTGCGCCGAACCACGACGTCGCGGTGACGAACAAGTTCTGCGAGTATCTCGCCGCTGGACTGCCGATCGTCACCAGCGACACCCCGGCGCAGGCCGCGCTGGTGCGTGAGCTGGACCTCGGCACTGTGCACCAGGCCGGCGACGCCGCCGACTGCGCCCGTGCGGTGCGTGCCGCGCTGGCTGACCACGACCGGCTCGCGGCGCGGATGCGCGCGGACTCCGAACTACGACACCGCTTCTCCTGGGCCGCTCAGGTCGAGGTGATCCGCGGCCTCTACGAGAGCGTGGCGGGAGCGACGCCGGTCCGTGACATACTCGCAAGCCGACAGGACAAGGTGCGGGCGACAGCACGCGATGAACATGATCGACGAGAGAACTGA
- a CDS encoding glycosyltransferase family protein — MPDVKAPLRRIRGRANRLGRRVAELREPVVLPSRPPMPDTPVRLLVGPANFAGQGWAWARAAEDAAPGVTAQAFAVLNDRIDFDADYAVPRETFLSPRWQRQQRTYVTRAYTHVLIEAARPVLGARDPWGDRCTGDLPILRSAGLRVAMVSHGSDVRVPSDHIDRYPWSPFTDLPAARLRSLQINSTANRDLMRAHDGPVYVSTPDLLDDLPDAAWLPVIVDVGRWATGLPVMARDRPVVAHAPSNSPMKGSDLVDPVVRALADRGVVEYRRVEGVSPADMPAVYQDADVVLDQFRLGSYGVAACEAMAAGRVVVGHVTEEVRARVREYTGRELPIVESTPETLEQVLRALVADRDAAAKHAAAGADFAAEIHDGRRSASVLAAFVGTVPEPAGSAPRRA; from the coding sequence ATGCCTGACGTGAAGGCTCCGCTGCGCCGTATTCGGGGGCGCGCGAACCGCCTGGGCAGGCGTGTTGCCGAGCTGCGTGAGCCGGTCGTGCTGCCATCTCGCCCGCCGATGCCGGACACACCGGTCCGACTTCTGGTGGGCCCGGCCAACTTCGCCGGGCAGGGCTGGGCCTGGGCCCGTGCGGCTGAGGACGCCGCACCAGGTGTGACCGCGCAAGCCTTCGCCGTCCTCAACGACCGCATCGACTTCGATGCCGACTATGCGGTGCCGCGCGAGACCTTCCTGTCGCCGCGTTGGCAGCGGCAGCAACGCACCTATGTCACCCGCGCATACACACACGTGCTCATCGAGGCGGCCCGTCCGGTGCTGGGCGCGCGCGACCCGTGGGGCGACCGATGCACCGGCGATCTCCCGATCCTGCGGTCGGCCGGGCTTCGGGTCGCCATGGTGTCCCACGGTTCCGATGTCAGGGTGCCGTCCGACCATATCGACCGCTATCCGTGGTCGCCGTTCACCGACCTACCAGCAGCGCGGCTGCGCAGTCTCCAGATCAACTCCACTGCCAACCGCGACCTCATGCGCGCCCATGACGGCCCGGTGTACGTGTCCACCCCCGACCTGCTGGACGATCTGCCGGATGCCGCGTGGCTGCCGGTCATCGTCGACGTCGGCCGGTGGGCTACCGGCCTGCCCGTGATGGCGCGCGACCGGCCCGTCGTCGCGCACGCCCCCAGCAATTCACCCATGAAGGGATCGGACCTGGTGGACCCGGTGGTCCGCGCGCTGGCTGACAGGGGCGTCGTCGAGTACCGCCGCGTCGAAGGTGTGTCGCCCGCGGACATGCCTGCGGTCTACCAGGATGCCGATGTCGTCCTCGACCAGTTCCGGCTCGGCAGCTACGGTGTCGCCGCGTGCGAGGCGATGGCCGCCGGACGCGTGGTCGTCGGGCACGTCACCGAGGAGGTCCGTGCGCGGGTGCGCGAGTACACCGGCCGCGAGCTGCCCATCGTTGAGTCCACGCCCGAAACTCTGGAACAGGTGTTGCGGGCCCTCGTCGCGGACCGTGACGCGGCGGCCAAGCATGCGGCGGCTGGTGCCGACTTCGCCGCCGAGATCCACGACGGCCGCCGATCCGCCTCCGTCCTCGCCGCCTTCGTGGGCACGGTGCCCGAGCCGGCCGGCTCCGCGCCGCGCCGCGCCTGA